Proteins encoded by one window of Salvia splendens isolate huo1 chromosome 14, SspV2, whole genome shotgun sequence:
- the LOC121763920 gene encoding UDP-glucosyltransferase 29-like, with amino-acid sequence MDSPKSNRKKKKILMFPWLAHGHIFPYLQLAKRILSIKKDLHIHLCTTAVNIPSITSFLHKHSLQTSISTLPLHLPPTPSLPSHLHTTKNLPSHLHLPLIQALQTSQPYFSLLLSSLLPDLLIFDVFQPWAASSAASLNIPAVHFSPLGATTISYTRQAYNSPSLPPLPSPNPLLLRPSEKQTLDSLFHLLLSEVYPPGPNSTLINFHLSSDVALLRTIPSLEHNYLNYLSHLLPTKKILPVGTLVDDNNDIDNGSDDESDIMRWLGEQEEHSTIYISFGSEYFLSDKEISELAKGLEISGAGFVWVIRGREEVELPEGVMGRGRVVVGWAPQERILRHPSVGGFVSHCGWSSVNESVYHGVPVVGMPVNVNMFVDVKMLAEAGVCVEVEREEEGGFKGEEIGKAINAVLRGERGEGLRRRAKEVSEKMKMEDEAAIHQVADHLWQLCCKRDTDI; translated from the coding sequence ATGGATTCACCAAAAAGCaataggaagaagaagaagatactaATGTTCCCATGGCTAGCCCATGGCCACATCTTCCCCTACCTCCAACTAGCCAAGAGAATACTCTCCATCAAAAAAGACCTCCACATCCACCTCTGCACCACCGCCGTCAACATCCCCTCCATCACCTCCTTCCTCCACAAACACTCCCTCCAAACCTCCATCTCCACCCTCCCCCTCCACCTCCCCCCCACCCCCTCCCTCCCCTCTCACCTCCACACCACCAAAAACCTCCCCTCCCACCTCCACCTCCCCCTCATCCAAGCCCTCCAAACCTCCCAACCCTACTTCTCCCTCCTCCTCTCCTCCCTCCTCCCCGACCTCCTCATCTTCGACGTCTTCCAGCCCTGGgccgcctcctccgccgcctcctTAAACATCCCCGCCGTTCACTTCTCCCCCCTCGGCGCCACCACCATCTCCTACACCCGCCAAGCCTACAACTCCCCCTCCCTCCCCCCCTTACCCTCCCCCAACCCCCTCCTCCTCCGCCCCTCCGAGAAACAAACCCTAGACTCCCTCTTCCACCTCCTCCTCTCCGAGGTCTACCCCCCCGGCCCCAACTCCACCCTCATCAACTTCCACCTCTCCTCCGACGTCGCCCTCCTCCGCACAATCCCATCCCTCGAACACAACTACTTAAACTACCTCTCCCACCTCCTCCCCACAAAAAAAATCCTCCCTGTCGGAACCCTAGTCGACGACAACAACGACATTGACAATGGGAGTGACGATGAATCCGACATAATGAGATGGTTGGGAGAGCAAGAGGAGCACTCCACCATCTACATTTCGTTCGGGAGCGAATACTTTTTATCAGACAAGGAAATATCTGAGCTGGCAAAGGGGCTCGAGATCTCGGGAGCCGGCTTCGTGTGGGTGATCAGGGGGAGGGAGGAGGTGGAGTTGCCGGAGGGGGTGATGGGGAGGGGGAGGGTGGTGGTGGGGTGGGCGCCGCAGGAGAGGATACTGAGGCATCCGAGCGTGGGGGGGTTTGTGAGCCACTGCGGGTGGAGCTCGGTGAACGAGAGCGTTTATCACGGGGTGCCGGTGGTGGGGATGCCGGTGAATGTGAATATGTTTGTGGATGTGAAGATGTTGGCGGAGGCGGGGGTGTGTGTGGaggtggagagggaggaggagggAGGGTTTAAGGGGGAGGAGATTGGGAAGGCGATAAATGCGGTGCTGAGAGGGGAGAGAGGAGAAGGGTTGAGGCGGAGAGCGAAGGAGGTGAGTGAGAAAATGAAGATGGAGGATGAGGCAGCCATTCATCAAGTTGCGGATCACCTTTGGCAACTCTGTTGCAAGAGAGACACAgacatataa